The genomic window TTAAGAGGATCTTGAGACGGTGGTGGTGGGCAGTAGTTCTATTCTTGGGAAGAAGCTAAGTTTAGTAGGTAGCCAGCCATGGCGACAAAAGGATTTGTAGTGTATCTTCTCACATGTTTCTCTATTGCTATTCTATCGACTTTCTTCATCAGCTCACCATCATTCAATAACCATGTTCTTCAACTTCTTAATCAAGAAGAACCTCATATTGTGTTATCTACTTTTAAATACTCGAACCTAACGTATTCGAGTAATGGGTCTTACTCGGCTCAAGAGAATGGACGGGACATCAAGGTTTGGCCGGTAAGTCGTCATCATCTCCATCTCCACATCTCTGTTCAGTTGTGTATATGGAGGAAAGATTTGAATTTGAATCTTGTTTTTATGAACAGGCGCTTGAGTTCAATTGGAGAAGTGTATTGGCAACTATAATTGGATTTCTGGGTTCTGGTTTTGGGACCGTAGGTGGTGTTGGAGGTGGTGGGATTTTTGTTCCTATGCTGAATTTGATTGTTGGATTCGATACCAAGTCTGCCGCTGCTTTATCGAAATGTAAGTTAATCCTCAGGATTGGTCATAATTAGAGAAACCCATGTTGTGAGTCTGATTAATTTAATTTTGGATATGAAATTGCAGGTATGATTATGGGTGCATCATGCTCATCAGTTTGGTACAATCTAAGAGTCCCTCATCCCACAAAAGACGTTCCGATTATCGATTACGATCTTGCTCTTGTATTCCAACCCATGCTCATGCTTGGAATCACACTTGGTGTTGCACTGAGTGTTGTTTTTCCTTACTGGCTCATCACCATTCTCATTATCATTCTTTTCTTGGGTGAGTAATTAAACCTCTTATTTACGCCACCATCAAACCACGTTTAATTTTGGCCTAACTAACAGATTGTGATTCTTGATTGAATCAGGGACATCATCAAGGTCATTCTTCAAAGGAATTGAAATGTGGAAACAAGAAACAATCTTCAATGTATGTTTTCCGATTCTCAAAATTTTAACAATTCTTCATCAATTACCATTAATCTTTTCTCATACAATTATTGTTCATGCATGCAgtcagaagaagagaagaagcagaATGCTAATCCGTTGCATAACTCCAATGGCGAACGTAGGCATCGAAACCTTGCTAGTCACAGAACATCTGATCCATAATAATGCTTAAGAGACCGCTAATTAAACTATTTTTTATGCAGTTCTGATTGATACAGAATATGAACCACTGGTTCCTAGAGAAGAGAAATCCAAACTGGTGAGTAAAAAACAAAGTCTGATGTCTTTATCAGTAGTCCTCCTATATTCTGTGGTTTATACTGAATTAAAAAATTTGCATTATTTTTCTGAAATTCTTGCAGCAAATTTTACTGTTCAATCTTAGATGGAAAAGAACTCTTGCGTTAGTGATTGTCTGGGTTGCATTTTTGCTCTGTCAAATGATCAAGGTAAGTGCACATCTCAACTGTTAAATCTCAATAAAAAATTAATTCAGAACTGGCTTTTTTcttcataatttttaatttttgttgttgttgttggaaacAGAACGAAACTGAGGTTTGCAGTGCATGGTATTGGACACTAAATCTTCTACAAGTAAGTGGTTTGGATTTGATTATTGGTCTGTAGTAAACAAGTGGACAGTTTAAATACATTATTTCTGTCGACTGAATTTGAGTGCCATTAAATGCATTTAGCATAATTAATCTCGTAATTACTATGTGTGCAGTTTCCTGTGGCTCTCAGCGTGTTTGGATATGGAGCAGCAAGATTATATAGAGAGAGTAAGAGGAGGAGAGCGTGTGGTAACAGTGAACCAGTTTGTGAAGCTAATATTCAGTGGACTGCAATTCAGATTGCTTTTTGTGCACTCTGTGGAATTTTGGGTGGTACAGTTGGTGGGCTTTTAGGTTCAGGCGGTGGTTTCATTTTAGGCCCTCTTCTTCTTGAGCTTGGAGTCATTCCCCAGGTACAAAATATCGGTAATTTTCGAATTCAGATTATAGATATCAGTGTTTAAAATGATTTTATAATCGATAATTAGTTTACCATGTGGTACACTGAATCCTACTTAGTTTTTTAATTGCCAACAAGATTCCTAGGAACCTATGGATAATGGAGGAAAATAATTGAGGAAAACGTTATTCGCTTTTGGTAGGATTGACTCGAGTGTTTGTATTTATTATCACCTGAGGaaacaagttgtgttgccaaGTAGAAAAAGAGGAAAACTTTACACCCTTTGCATTGTTTgactaaaatatttgtttgattgtatcTATTATATGGTATGGGGAATAGAAGGAATAGTATAGATGGCTGATGCAAATATTTGTTTGGAAATGGAAACAGTTGCACAAAATTTATGGGTATCTTGATTTCTTTTTATCATATGTGAAGAAAAGTTTAAACAATTTGTTAATGTTGGTGGAATTGGCTTTTATCTATAGGTGGCAAGTGCAACAGCAACTTTCGTGATGATGTTTTCATCGTCCATTTCTGTGGTAGAATTCTACTTCCTCAAGAGATTCCCAATTCCGTACGGTAGGTTGCACTTACATTTCTTGGATATCCATTTTTACACGTTTATATTTCGATTTTGTTTACACGTAAGAAATCAAATGTTGCAACACTGAGTTCTGTTTAATTTTGGGTGCATGCAGCTCTATATCTTATTGCAGTATCTGTGGCAGCTGGATTCTGGGGCCAATGTTTCATCAGGAAACTAATTGCCATACTGAAAAGAGCTTCAATCATTATATTCATTTTGTCTGCTGTCATCTTTGCAAGTGCTCTAACAATGGGTATTTCTCAAAACCCTGCCTTCTATTCTCTAATGATGATTTATCGGAGAACTCGTGTTTTAAGACTTCGCTTTGAAGATGAATGTATTGATTGTATTTTGATCTTGTTTGTTCTTAGGTGTCGTGGGGATCCAAAAAAGCTTGAGTATGATACATAATCACGAGTACATGGGATTTTTGAACTTCTGTGAAAACTGAAATCATCCATGGGATTCTTCAATGCTgctgaagctagagaagacattAAAATAGATAGGTCGTGGTATTCAATTCTAGGGAAAGCAGTACAATGAGAGGTGTTGGTCAATACCTTATTGACTAACCACACGGATACACTGCTAAGAAGGTAATAAAAATTTAGTATTGATGttgaatggtg from Papaver somniferum cultivar HN1 unplaced genomic scaffold, ASM357369v1 unplaced-scaffold_19, whole genome shotgun sequence includes these protein-coding regions:
- the LOC113338795 gene encoding sulfite exporter TauE/SafE family protein 4-like, with protein sequence MATKGFVVYLLTCFSIAILSTFFISSPSFNNHVLQLLNQEEPHIVLSTFKYSNLTYSSNGSYSAQENGRDIKVWPALEFNWRSVLATIIGFLGSGFGTVGGVGGGGIFVPMLNLIVGFDTKSAAALSKCMIMGASCSSVWYNLRVPHPTKDVPIIDYDLALVFQPMLMLGITLGVALSVVFPYWLITILIIILFLGTSSRSFFKGIEMWKQETIFNSEEEKKQNANPLHNSNGELLIDTEYEPLVPREEKSKLQILLFNLRWKRTLALVIVWVAFLLCQMIKNETEVCSAWYWTLNLLQFPVALSVFGYGAARLYRESKRRRACGNSEPVCEANIQWTAIQIAFCALCGILGGTVGGLLGSGGGFILGPLLLELGVIPQVASATATFVMMFSSSISVVEFYFLKRFPIPYALYLIAVSVAAGFWGQCFIRKLIAILKRASIIIFILSAVIFASALTMGVVGIQKSLSMIHNHEYMGFLNFCEN